The Euwallacea fornicatus isolate EFF26 chromosome 5, ASM4011564v1, whole genome shotgun sequence genome includes the window TTGATGCCTCAATGTTTCGGTTAATGTCATCTTCCATACGTTGGATAACTTTCAACTGTTCGGCTGTTATTCCTTCCAATTTCActtgattgcgtcttgtttcTCCTGGTTCAGGTTGATAAGAGATTGGCACTTGTGGGCTTCGCTGCGAGTCGGTAATTTCAGTAGTTTCAATATTATAAACGATCTTCAATAGAGCTCTTAGTTTCTTAACCAATCTAATTTCAATATACTTTTTAACATCAGGCACAGTTTTAACGTTAAACTTCTCATAAATAAGGTTGGAATATTTATTAAGTCTTGCCAAGTTGGATTCTTGACTCAAAGTACCCGTAAAACACTCAGTcaaatttcgttttagttCGCTTTCCAGCTTATTTAGAGATCTTTGATAAAGAGTATATCGGGAAGCATGGTCGAAGCTTTTGGCGGCAAATTCATTTTGCACGGAAATATCAACAATGCTTGAAAAATCTGTCTCCACATTATTAATCACGGCAAACTGTTCTGGGGTTATATTTTCCAGCTTCACTTGAATGACTTGTGGCTGATTAAATTCTGAAGGTCGAGTTGTTGATGTTGTCATTTTGTTTCTGAGTCTTTCAATTAGGGCATCAGCTTCATTTTCAGCGTCGCTTAGAGCTTTTCTATAAACGTTTGGTTGAGGTACTGACTCTTGTGGTGTTAACTCTAACGGTGTAAAAGGCTTTAGGGTGGGCAATGGAAGACCATTTTCTGagtctattaaattttttacggGGGAAGTTGTTGGAGGCTTAACAAGCGAATCTGAACCTATTAGATTTGGCCGGTTTGCGTTCATTGGGCCGTATCCGATAGGTTGATAAGGGTTGTATTGAGAGTTAACTTCTCCTTGTAGAAAGGTGTTGGAGGAAATTTGAGGCTTCGGAGTGTAAAATCTTCCACTATCGCGATTAAGCCCATAATTGTTATTTGGATATGTTGGTTGATAAGTGGAGGAGCTAACATCCACAACAGCTCCAgtgttgaaaaatttctcgtccaatttcttaatcaaatgcGATTCGATGTATTGTTTCAAGAGAGTAACATCGCTTTGCTGGATTTGCAAATACGAATAGCTGCGGTCATACAAAAGTCTTTGACATTCACGAACAatgttttctttcaatttgcGTAATGTGTCCTGATAAATTTCCACTGAGCTAAGAGTTGATGACGCCTTATTTCTGATCGCTTCATCAATTTGACTAGTTAGCTTGGTTTCCAATTGCTCAGAAACTCGGACTAATTGAGGAGGAAGTGATACACTTGGAGCTGTTGGCCTAGTTAAGTAATAGTTTGAGTTAGATGGGATAGGTGTAGATGCTGGTGTGCCTGGTGCTATGACTCCTGACTGGCTGATGGGAATTTTCTCGTTGAAATTATTCTGTGCAACTTGACCAAGCGAATTACCTAATgtaggattttttaaaatcgttcCAAGTGAACCGGTACTCTGGGAAATTGGTACGTTAGACGATGGATATGTATTTTGACTCGGTAAAGGTTCAATGCTTTCATCGTCAGGTAAGACATTTTGAGTTCCAAACTGAAGAAGCAATGGATTTTTGGTTGTGGTGCTTGTCGAGGAGGTTTGttgattataaatattaaaagtcgTAGGTCTAGAACTTGGTTTCCAATTATATGAACTATTTCCAAATTCTTGATTTGAGCTACTTCCACTAGATGAACGATTATCAGTTGTTTGACCATAAAGGAAATGGCTTACTTGAACCGGTCGTGTTATCTCCGGATTATCATCAGTTTTTTGACTATTAGGGCGTACTTGAACTAATTGCACTAATTCCGAGTCATCAGTTTCCTGGCCTAATTGACTCTGAGACTCTAAACTGCCCGGGCGATTGCTGTTTGTCTGATAAACTCTATCATTTCTATTGATTTCTCTTTGTCCATAAGAATTTTGTGGAGCTATTGGTCTTTCGGTTGACTGTATGAATGTAACTCGTTGGGTAGATGATGGTTGGTTCCGATCACCATCAGGAGTTAAAGGTTCCcttacattaaaatttgtctCAAATGGGCTCTGTACTTGCTGCACGTCGTCACTATTAGCAGCAGCTTGTCCGTAATATGCGTAACTTCCACCATCTTCGTAACCAGAGTTAGGCCTTCGGTTTAGTTGTCGGAGTTTATCATTTGATTCCAGCTTCTGCCTATCAATATAATGGCTTGACCCAATGGAATTAGTTAGAGTTGATGAAGATGGGGAAGCGTTCCTTCTATTctcattaaaaatgtcaccGTAACCTTGATCTATTATTTGCTGGGTATCATCAGAGTCATCTTCAATTTGTCCAACTTGTCCTCCGTATACTGGAAATCTTTGAGTTGTCTGAGCATATTGACTTCCCGAGTATAAAGGTTTTTGATTGCTCTGAAGCAGCTGAGTAGTATTTGTGGTAGCTGAGTTGGATGTGAATGGGGGGCTATATAAACTGGGTTGCACATTGCTACCAGttcgatttatttcaacaGTTTCTCCCCCTTGATTTAAACGTCTTTGACCTGATACAGCCTGGCTATATAGTGGACGTTGACCACTTGGAAGATTTTGACTCAAGTTAGTCCCAACGCCAAGATTTGCAGTGCCTTGGTAACGAGATTGGCTGCCAAGTCCTATAGTACTAAAACCTCGATCAACCTCAACTTGCTGCGTGTCGTCGGAGTTGTCTTCCATCTGTCCAATTTGACCATGAGTAGCACCTTGACTGTTCCAGTCTAATCTAGGATTAATGATTTGCTGAGTGTCTTCAGAATTGTCAATTTCCTGACCCAACTCAACTTGACTTCCACTTGTTGGATATCGACTCTCAAGTTTCTCAAATTCAGGATCGAGTATCTGTTGCGTGTCTTCGGTATTATCAATTTGTTGCCCACCAAAACTCGCAGCTGCTTGACCATATGAAGAACCATATCCGTAACCTGATTGTACTAATTCGGTATCATCTTGCTCTTGTCCCACTGAGTTGCTGCCATGGCTCGAAGTAGAACCATATGTTCCtgcaaatatattatattatattttgttgcttatttttatttgagctCATATCACggattttcgatgaaaattctTCGGAAAGCGAAATGGAATTGCTACTGAAATTGCCCAAATTGATCACACTACAAAGAGCGTTCATGAAAGAGCATTGGTGAGAAGAAAGAGGCCTTGATCTTACCTCTTCGCTTATTAGGAAAAACAGCCATATGCATCTCTCATGTTTACGATGATCGACGATGAagacgatgaagaaatgatTACTAGCAAAACCGTCAATTGGACGATTCAAGTTCTTCCAAAGTGCCataccattaaaaatttacattgaGATAATTTTCTAATACCCACTAAATTGATAATAGCacaaaatatctttttcgctttgttatacagggtgtttggagGAATGGcggtttttatatataatGCACGATGGTGGTTAGTTTTCTTTCATTATATGTAGTGTTTTCTATTGGAAAAACTAGTACAACATATTTAGTATATCTATAGTACAAGCTGTATTAGAAATGCAACACATACCTGTGAGAATTTGGCATTTGTTGAGTTTCTAACGTCATCCGTATGCCAATGTCGCTTACTatcactatttattttttattcagaggcaaaacaattgatttttgataGCGCCATAAGACTTTTAATAAGTTGGAACGATATATACCTTTCAATTTGAGGTGTTAAGGGATTTTCTCAACGATTGGCAAACATTCGTGTATAAGCTTAACTGCAACCTAAAGGAAACTTATTTCGCAAAGAATAATCTCTGAACCAAAATTTCGACAACCGATCGTAATAGTACCCGGGCTTCTTGCGGAAGTGTAGTCACGTCTTCTCCAACATGTTTATTCATTATCACTGACCTTTCTTGAATAACCAGAATATGAAATGGGGTTTAAATCTCTATATGAATAATGTTATATCTGTTTTATCGattaatatgtttgtttaataTGACTGTTAGTCACCTAAATTAATCGGATAGAAGTGATATGTATCTAGAAAATGAAACTAATTTGTTACTGAAAAGATGTATTTCAATGTGGTATGATACATAAAATTGGGTAAAACACAATCTGTTACATGCATGAGCATCCACGAGACTCATACTGCGATTGTTTGATTCACGTACCTCGCGAATTGTAACCAGTACCTGCGTGAGTAGACAAACCTACTGGTCTGCTAAGATATCCATAACTCCTCCTTATTCTATGTAGCTGGTGGCTGTATAGATCTTCTCCGGGTTCGCACTCTTCCCCGTAGTACTTTCGTCCAGCTACCATGTTTCCATGTTGATAATAGTTATCCGaaccttaaaatatttaatctaaaaattacCAATCACTGCAGATTTacttaaatgtattttacCTCTAACTGGTCGATAATAATCTCCAGAATTACTACTGCTGTAAGATCCAGCTCCAGCACTTGAGCTGCTACCTGCACTCGCACTATATGACGCAGATACGCTGTAGGACTGCTGCAAACCGTGCTGTAGTTGAGAAACCAAGTCTTTTTGCAGCTGACTGCGAAGTTGCGATAACTGTTCCTGATTGAATCCATATCCGCTGGAATACCCACTGCTACCCGACAAGAAGTCCTGTAGCTGTGATGTCAAGTTTCTCTGAAGCTCCTCGTATAACCTTTGATAAGCTTCATCAAAAGCCGTCTGGCTACTAGAGCTGGAGTATCCGCTTAGATGAGCACGGTTCTGACTCAGCGCGGCTTGAAGCTGGTTGCTAAGTTGTGACTGCAGCTGCTGTTGCGCCTGATGTATGTTGCCCGATGCTTCGAAGTTACCGCTAGCTATGTGACTTCCGGACGATCCGTATTGTTGGCCACCCTTAATGTTTGATCCTATGAGGTTTACCAATGAAGGGGAAGAGGTTCTGGCTGGGTAGAATTCATCCACATATCTGGACGTGGCAGGGCGGTGGTATTCTGTATATCTGGGAGTGGAATATATTTGGTTGTTGCCGTAGGAATATTCACTTTCTTGATATTGGCTGTAGGCGGCTTGTTGCGTTTGAGAAGCATGTTGCTGCCGCTTTATGGAACTGAAAATGTTATGATTAGTGAATCAGCATAATCGTATTGTggagattttaaaataaatgaacgtagaaatatttgaattagtttacaaaaaaatcaagtttattAGAACCTGCACCCAATGCACCACAACTATCTAATCGTTTCAATATGAGTAATGCCCGTCAAATTAATGTTTCAGAAGAtttctatcaaaaatattaccaatttGGAAACTGACTCGCCTCTGTTAGAAAATGAAGTACCTTATAGATGAACGATAACGAATCCTATCAGTGTCAAGCACTGTTTTGTACGAAGGATAAGAGAAGGAGccataacaattattaatgaacCAAGTGCATAACGcaacattttataaattgataataaaaattgtgacTTACTGTTGTCTAGCGGCTTCAAAATCCTTAGTAAGCTTATTCAACAAATTATCCTCCACCTGTTTCTTTAGGCTCCTTAAGTCAGCAACATGATAATTATACTGACTGGATTGCCCGCTACTGAACATGTATCCATTCCTCTCCATCTGGTTTCCAAAGGTCCTCCCCAATTCCTCATCGAAGGCGTAAGTCAAGTTTTGCCTCAGATCTTCTTTCAAACGATCCAGAATCGGTCCGGTATTGATTGTGGTATATCTGGAACTATCAGTGAAGTACTGTCTCTGAACATCCTCAAGAATCCTGTTTAATTGGTTGTTTAGTTGTTGCTGGACGTTAGAGGCTAACACGGTGATGGAGGCTACATTTGGTGCTTGAACGTATTGAGTGGAATAAGTGTTTTCACTGCAAACCAGGATTAGCAATGATTATACTGCGAACTTTTGTTTCATCACCAACTATCATACCTATTTGTACTAGAGTATTGTGAGTTTTTTGTTCCTCCATGGACCGTGTACTTATCCACAGGAGTAGTGGCGAGTAAATTGGGATAGATGGGTCTGGAGATGTAAGGCCTCAAAGTAGTGGTAGATTCATAATATTTGTAGCCTTGTTGATTAACAGTCTGGTGACCAGAATGACTCATCCTATTAAAAAACAGCTATAAAAATATCCATAGTAAGCAAACAAGATCCAAACAGTTTACTTGTAACTGTATTTTTGT containing:
- the LOC136339216 gene encoding uncharacterized protein isoform X1 yields the protein MKTFFLVAVSITIAAASNGYYHQEYNYKTSASSYKNNELQHKTDDQGYYSKDGDLEGRVRPKIKSNSEHSEYVNPNLGPGGNGYYDAGVDASSHGNLLANSYGASVGGQIASGYNIGSRSQYENALESEGLASSNHIGGVSSGYSSGTSHQYGSGSSYEARNLQAIGSRLQNDLQQEFQSLVKQSHLDIESLESELRRNLTSRLNEILQERFGTQVIKGGQAYSLNEGRLQTRPNYDQMELDQMQKQIERSLLNDLRQKYSYKMSHSGHQTVNQQGYKYYESTTTLRPYISRPIYPNLLATTPVDKYTVHGGTKNSQYSSTNSENTYSTQYVQAPNVASITVLASNVQQQLNNQLNRILEDVQRQYFTDSSRYTTINTGPILDRLKEDLRQNLTYAFDEELGRTFGNQMERNGYMFSSGQSSQYNYHVADLRSLKKQVEDNLLNKLTKDFEAARQHSIKRQQHASQTQQAAYSQYQESEYSYGNNQIYSTPRYTEYHRPATSRYVDEFYPARTSSPSLVNLIGSNIKGGQQYGSSGSHIASGNFEASGNIHQAQQQLQSQLSNQLQAALSQNRAHLSGYSSSSSQTAFDEAYQRLYEELQRNLTSQLQDFLSGSSGYSSGYGFNQEQLSQLRSQLQKDLVSQLQHGLQQSYSVSASYSASAGSSSSAGAGSYSSSNSGDYYRPVRGSDNYYQHGNMVAGRKYYGEECEPGEDLYSHQLHRIRRSYGYLSRPVGLSTHAGTGYNSRGTYGSTSSHGSNSVGQEQDDTELVQSGYGYGSSYGQAAASFGGQQIDNTEDTQQILDPEFEKLESRYPTSGSQVELGQEIDNSEDTQQIINPRLDWNSQGATHGQIGQMEDNSDDTQQVEVDRGFSTIGLGSQSRYQGTANLGVGTNLSQNLPSGQRPLYSQAVSGQRRLNQGGETVEINRTGSNVQPSLYSPPFTSNSATTNTTQLLQSNQKPLYSGSQYAQTTQRFPVYGGQVGQIEDDSDDTQQIIDQGYGDIFNENRRNASPSSSTLTNSIGSSHYIDRQKLESNDKLRQLNRRPNSGYEDGGSYAYYGQAAANSDDVQQVQSPFETNFNVREPLTPDGDRNQPSSTQRVTFIQSTERPIAPQNSYGQREINRNDRVYQTNSNRPGSLESQSQLGQETDDSELVQLVQVRPNSQKTDDNPEITRPVQVSHFLYGQTTDNRSSSGSSSNQEFGNSSYNWKPSSRPTTFNIYNQQTSSTSTTTKNPLLLQFGTQNVLPDDESIEPLPSQNTYPSSNVPISQSTGSLGTILKNPTLGNSLGQVAQNNFNEKIPISQSGVIAPGTPASTPIPSNSNYYLTRPTAPSVSLPPQLVRVSEQLETKLTSQIDEAIRNKASSTLSSVEIYQDTLRKLKENIVRECQRLLYDRSYSYLQIQQSDVTLLKQYIESHLIKKLDEKFFNTGAVVDVSSSTYQPTYPNNNYGLNRDSGRFYTPKPQISSNTFLQGEVNSQYNPYQPIGYGPMNANRPNLIGSDSLVKPPTTSPVKNLIDSENGLPLPTLKPFTPLELTPQESVPQPNVYRKALSDAENEADALIERLRNKMTTSTTRPSEFNQPQVIQVKLENITPEQFAVINNVETDFSSIVDISVQNEFAAKSFDHASRYTLYQRSLNKLESELKRNLTECFTGTLSQESNLARLNKYSNLIYEKFNVKTVPDVKKYIEIRLVKKLRALLKIVYNIETTEITDSQRSPQVPISYQPEPGETRRNQVKLEGITAEQLKVIQRMEDDINRNIEASIQIAISNLNEKHLSDYQYQQSLEALKQELYNNITATVQRLCEPGFQQYHELRASKFDLRKLNDLEKYLQIKLSNKLGENIKYYSTTSSSRSYHSSQSFQYSGGHSQNSYQTYNRYDRDGHSGSVGAVPQETILSGPSQAEIPRVSSTSFVNNGYVKGGNKHGASPYVVGSSNPSSIEPDSESIETTVNPNAEPTTAESWWARFGNKVKKEAHKLKEKITGKS
- the LOC136339216 gene encoding uncharacterized protein isoform X2 — encoded protein: MKTFFLVAVSITIAAASNGYYHQEYNYKTSASSYKNNELQHKTDDQGYYSKDGDLEGRVRPKIKSNSEHSEYVNPNLGPGGNDASSHGNLLANSYGASVGGQIASGYNIGSRSQYENALESEGLASSNHIGGVSSGYSSGTSHQYGSGSSYEARNLQAIGSRLQNDLQQEFQSLVKQSHLDIESLESELRRNLTSRLNEILQERFGTQVIKGGQAYSLNEGRLQTRPNYDQMELDQMQKQIERSLLNDLRQKYSYKMSHSGHQTVNQQGYKYYESTTTLRPYISRPIYPNLLATTPVDKYTVHGGTKNSQYSSTNSENTYSTQYVQAPNVASITVLASNVQQQLNNQLNRILEDVQRQYFTDSSRYTTINTGPILDRLKEDLRQNLTYAFDEELGRTFGNQMERNGYMFSSGQSSQYNYHVADLRSLKKQVEDNLLNKLTKDFEAARQHSIKRQQHASQTQQAAYSQYQESEYSYGNNQIYSTPRYTEYHRPATSRYVDEFYPARTSSPSLVNLIGSNIKGGQQYGSSGSHIASGNFEASGNIHQAQQQLQSQLSNQLQAALSQNRAHLSGYSSSSSQTAFDEAYQRLYEELQRNLTSQLQDFLSGSSGYSSGYGFNQEQLSQLRSQLQKDLVSQLQHGLQQSYSVSASYSASAGSSSSAGAGSYSSSNSGDYYRPVRGSDNYYQHGNMVAGRKYYGEECEPGEDLYSHQLHRIRRSYGYLSRPVGLSTHAGTGYNSRGTYGSTSSHGSNSVGQEQDDTELVQSGYGYGSSYGQAAASFGGQQIDNTEDTQQILDPEFEKLESRYPTSGSQVELGQEIDNSEDTQQIINPRLDWNSQGATHGQIGQMEDNSDDTQQVEVDRGFSTIGLGSQSRYQGTANLGVGTNLSQNLPSGQRPLYSQAVSGQRRLNQGGETVEINRTGSNVQPSLYSPPFTSNSATTNTTQLLQSNQKPLYSGSQYAQTTQRFPVYGGQVGQIEDDSDDTQQIIDQGYGDIFNENRRNASPSSSTLTNSIGSSHYIDRQKLESNDKLRQLNRRPNSGYEDGGSYAYYGQAAANSDDVQQVQSPFETNFNVREPLTPDGDRNQPSSTQRVTFIQSTERPIAPQNSYGQREINRNDRVYQTNSNRPGSLESQSQLGQETDDSELVQLVQVRPNSQKTDDNPEITRPVQVSHFLYGQTTDNRSSSGSSSNQEFGNSSYNWKPSSRPTTFNIYNQQTSSTSTTTKNPLLLQFGTQNVLPDDESIEPLPSQNTYPSSNVPISQSTGSLGTILKNPTLGNSLGQVAQNNFNEKIPISQSGVIAPGTPASTPIPSNSNYYLTRPTAPSVSLPPQLVRVSEQLETKLTSQIDEAIRNKASSTLSSVEIYQDTLRKLKENIVRECQRLLYDRSYSYLQIQQSDVTLLKQYIESHLIKKLDEKFFNTGAVVDVSSSTYQPTYPNNNYGLNRDSGRFYTPKPQISSNTFLQGEVNSQYNPYQPIGYGPMNANRPNLIGSDSLVKPPTTSPVKNLIDSENGLPLPTLKPFTPLELTPQESVPQPNVYRKALSDAENEADALIERLRNKMTTSTTRPSEFNQPQVIQVKLENITPEQFAVINNVETDFSSIVDISVQNEFAAKSFDHASRYTLYQRSLNKLESELKRNLTECFTGTLSQESNLARLNKYSNLIYEKFNVKTVPDVKKYIEIRLVKKLRALLKIVYNIETTEITDSQRSPQVPISYQPEPGETRRNQVKLEGITAEQLKVIQRMEDDINRNIEASIQIAISNLNEKHLSDYQYQQSLEALKQELYNNITATVQRLCEPGFQQYHELRASKFDLRKLNDLEKYLQIKLSNKLGENIKYYSTTSSSRSYHSSQSFQYSGGHSQNSYQTYNRYDRDGHSGSVGAVPQETILSGPSQAEIPRVSSTSFVNNGYVKGGNKHGASPYVVGSSNPSSIEPDSESIETTVNPNAEPTTAESWWARFGNKVKKEAHKLKEKITGKS